In a single window of the Candidatus Lernaella stagnicola genome:
- the ahcY gene encoding adenosylhomocysteinase: MQQDNVETKGNEMTLIASDMPYKVADIGLADWGRREIEIAEKEMPGLMATRKKYAAEKPLAGARITGSLHMTIQTAVLIETLIELGADVRWASCNIFSTQDHAAAAIAVRGVPVFAWKGETLEEYWWCALQALTWPEGGGPHLVVDDGGDATLLLHQGYYAEKDPTLLDQETDNKESNIINGVLKRLREMNPEFWHQATADWKGVSEETTTGVHRLYQMAKDRRLLVPAINVNDSVTKSKFDNVYGCRESLVDGIKRATDVMVAGKTALVCGYGDVGKGSADALAALRCKVMVTEVDPICALQATMAGYSVVTVEDALPLADIYVTATGNRDVLTAEHMSKMKDQAIVCNIGHFDNEIQVDQLEAWPGVRKVEIKPQMHQFTFADGHCIYLLAEGRLVNLGCATGHPSFVMSNSFTNQTLAQIDLWQNEHEVGVYRLPKHLDEEVARLHLAKLGAKLTVLTAEQSEYIDVPVNGPFKPDHYRY, encoded by the coding sequence ATGCAGCAAGATAACGTCGAAACCAAAGGAAATGAGATGACACTGATTGCCAGTGATATGCCTTACAAGGTGGCGGACATCGGCTTGGCCGATTGGGGACGCCGCGAGATCGAAATCGCCGAAAAGGAAATGCCGGGCCTGATGGCCACGCGCAAGAAATATGCGGCCGAGAAGCCGCTGGCCGGCGCCCGCATCACCGGCAGCCTGCACATGACGATCCAGACGGCCGTGTTGATCGAAACACTCATCGAGCTGGGCGCGGACGTACGCTGGGCTTCGTGCAACATCTTTTCGACCCAGGACCACGCTGCGGCGGCCATTGCGGTGAGGGGCGTGCCGGTTTTCGCTTGGAAGGGCGAAACGCTCGAGGAGTACTGGTGGTGCGCGCTGCAGGCGCTCACGTGGCCGGAAGGCGGCGGCCCACATTTGGTCGTCGACGACGGCGGTGACGCCACGTTGCTGCTTCATCAAGGCTACTACGCCGAAAAGGACCCGACGCTGCTCGACCAGGAAACCGACAACAAGGAATCGAACATCATCAACGGCGTGCTCAAACGCTTGCGGGAAATGAACCCGGAATTCTGGCACCAAGCCACGGCGGATTGGAAAGGCGTCTCGGAAGAGACGACTACGGGCGTGCATCGGCTCTATCAAATGGCCAAGGACCGGCGGCTGCTCGTACCGGCGATCAACGTCAACGATTCGGTCACCAAGTCGAAGTTCGACAACGTCTACGGCTGCCGGGAATCGCTGGTGGACGGCATCAAGCGGGCGACCGATGTGATGGTGGCGGGCAAGACGGCGCTGGTTTGCGGTTACGGCGATGTGGGCAAAGGGTCGGCCGATGCGCTGGCGGCGTTGCGCTGCAAGGTCATGGTTACCGAAGTCGATCCCATTTGCGCGCTGCAGGCCACGATGGCCGGCTACAGCGTCGTGACCGTGGAAGACGCGCTACCGCTGGCCGACATTTACGTCACCGCCACCGGCAATCGCGACGTGCTCACCGCCGAGCACATGTCGAAAATGAAAGACCAAGCGATCGTGTGCAACATCGGCCACTTCGACAACGAGATCCAGGTGGATCAACTCGAGGCATGGCCGGGAGTCCGGAAGGTAGAGATCAAACCGCAAATGCATCAATTCACCTTCGCCGACGGGCACTGCATTTACTTGCTGGCCGAAGGGCGGCTGGTGAACTTGGGTTGCGCGACCGGCCACCCGAGTTTCGTGATGTCCAATTCTTTCACGAACCAAACCTTGGCACAGATCGACCTGTGGCAAAACGAGCATGAAGTCGGCGTCTACCGCCTGCCCAAGCACCTCGACGAGGAAGTGGCGCGGTTGCACCTGGCGAAGCTCGGCGCCAAATTGACGGTGCTTACGGCGGAACAATCCGAGTACATCGACGTACCGGTTAACGGGCCGTTCAAACCCGATCATTACCGTTACTGA